The following proteins are co-located in the Triticum aestivum cultivar Chinese Spring chromosome 1A, IWGSC CS RefSeq v2.1, whole genome shotgun sequence genome:
- the LOC123145397 gene encoding uncharacterized protein: MGTEVLRPHDCLTRVRHHAHAHAHAGSRRSPRPAARRRRGTARRAQAASPLPQEVRVKVSPATADAAYAGPAFGVMSPSPRALPLPRFSNTKTAAPATVEDSATRELRRLLGLERPAN, from the coding sequence ATGGGAACGGAGGTGCTCCGCCCGCACGACTGCCTGACCCGCGTCCGCCaccacgcccacgcccacgcccacgccgGCTCCAGGCGGTCGCCGCGCCCGGCCGCGAGGAGGCGCCGCGGCACCGCTCGGCGCGCCCAGGCGGCGTCGCCCCTGCCGCAAGAGGTGCGGGTCAAGGTGTCGCCCGCCACCGCGGACGCCGCGTACGCCGGGCCAGCGTTCGGCGtcatgtcgccgtcgccgcgggCGCTGCCGCTGCCGCGCTTCAGCAACACCAAGACGGCAGCCCCGGCCACCGTGGAGGACTCGGCCACGCGGGAGCTCCGGCGGCTGCTGGGCCTCGAGCGGCCGGCCAACTAA